Proteins from a genomic interval of Peromyscus leucopus breed LL Stock chromosome 12, UCI_PerLeu_2.1, whole genome shotgun sequence:
- the LOC119088843 gene encoding carbonyl reductase [NADPH] 1-like: MHTVGILSSGNFLCSTLAPWNSSLLLCVLGRVVNVSSQIMRDALKKCSPELQQKFRSETITEEELVGLMNKFVEDLKKGVHEKEGWPDSAYAVTKIGVTVLSRIHARKLSEQRRGDKILLNACCPGWVRTDMAGPKATKSPEEGAETPVYLALLPPDAEGPHGQFVQEKKVEPW, encoded by the coding sequence ATGCACACTGTTGGGATTCTCTCCAGTGGAAATTTCCTATGTTCAACCCTTGCTCCTTGGAACTCATCACTCCTGTTGTGTGTCTTAGGCAGAGTGGTGAATGTATCGAGCCAAATAATGCGTGATGCCCTGAAAAAGTGCAGCCCAGAGCTGCAGCAGAAGTTTCGCAGTGAGACCATCACAGAGGAGGAGCTGGTGGGGCTCATGAACAAGTTTGTGGAAGATCTGAAAAAAGGAGTGCATGAGAAAGAAGGCTGGCCGGACAGTGCATATGCGGTGACCAAGATCGGGGTGACCGTCCTGTCCAGGATCCACGCCCGGAAACTCAGCgagcagaggagaggggacaaGATCCTGCTCAATGCCTGTTGCCCTGGGTGGGTGAGAACCGACATGGCGGGACCAAAAGCCACCAAGAGCCCAGAAGAAGGAGCAGAGACCCCCGTGTACTTGGCCCTTTTGCCTCCAGATGCAGAGGGACCCCACGGGCAGTTTGTTCAGGAGAAAAAAGTTGAGCCGTGGTGA